In the Fibrobacter sp. UWEL genome, one interval contains:
- a CDS encoding glycosyltransferase, which produces MAISTILLDIMFAVYVIAGVGLVIYGFSCYYSIYLFLKNSRTTRLSDRKKILQFYREHSMADLPQVTTQLPVFNEANCVERLLEAVCAIDYPKDKHEIQVLDDSTDECYEVAKKKVEELQAQGYDIKLIHRVNRQEFKAGALKEAMAIAKGDFLAIFDADFVPEKDFLLKTIPYLVMDEQIGLVQGRWGHLNRTESGLTLAQSIGIDGHFVVEQSARSWGKLFMNFNGTAGVWRKQAIYGGGGWEGDTLTEDMDLSYRSQLAGWKMKFVFDVIVPAELPNDINSFKAQQFRWAKGSIQTAKKILPRVLKANVPFRVKIGAILHTTHYSIHPCMLFTALCAWPLLAFFQPVANLPVWAYTVGFTFIFLAAIAPSVLYFVAQRCSGYTGWKVRLLSMPILMALGVGIAVSNTKAVFAAVTGHKSGFVRTPKSGVGQKKKATSHYKQKFPWQAVLELGVGVYCIFGLLEYIGAQKFIIGPFLALYSIGFLSVGVLSFMHYLGNLVEVHKARKDENHHVEGVDLGK; this is translated from the coding sequence ATGGCAATCAGTACAATCCTACTGGACATCATGTTCGCAGTCTATGTGATTGCGGGTGTTGGTCTCGTTATCTACGGTTTCAGCTGTTACTACAGTATCTACTTGTTCCTCAAGAACAGCCGTACCACACGCCTTTCCGACCGCAAGAAGATCTTGCAGTTCTATCGCGAACACAGCATGGCGGACCTGCCTCAGGTCACCACCCAGCTTCCCGTCTTTAACGAAGCTAACTGTGTCGAACGTCTCCTTGAGGCTGTATGCGCCATAGATTACCCCAAGGACAAGCACGAAATCCAGGTGCTGGACGACTCTACCGACGAATGCTACGAAGTGGCCAAGAAGAAGGTGGAAGAACTGCAGGCTCAGGGTTACGACATCAAGCTGATCCACCGCGTGAACCGCCAGGAATTCAAGGCCGGCGCCCTTAAGGAAGCCATGGCCATCGCCAAGGGCGATTTCCTTGCCATTTTCGATGCCGACTTCGTACCCGAAAAGGACTTCCTCCTGAAGACCATCCCCTACCTGGTCATGGACGAACAGATTGGTCTGGTCCAGGGCCGCTGGGGTCACTTGAACCGCACCGAATCCGGTCTTACTCTTGCTCAGTCCATCGGTATCGACGGCCACTTCGTGGTGGAACAGTCCGCACGTAGCTGGGGCAAGCTCTTTATGAACTTCAACGGTACCGCAGGTGTCTGGCGCAAGCAGGCCATCTATGGCGGTGGCGGCTGGGAAGGCGATACCCTGACCGAAGACATGGACCTTTCTTACCGTTCCCAGCTTGCTGGTTGGAAGATGAAGTTCGTGTTCGACGTGATCGTCCCTGCAGAACTTCCCAACGATATCAACTCCTTCAAGGCACAGCAGTTCCGCTGGGCAAAGGGTTCTATCCAGACCGCAAAGAAGATCCTCCCCCGCGTTCTCAAGGCAAACGTTCCTTTCCGCGTGAAGATCGGTGCAATCCTTCATACCACCCACTATTCCATCCACCCCTGCATGTTGTTCACTGCACTGTGTGCATGGCCTCTGTTGGCATTCTTCCAGCCCGTAGCTAACCTGCCGGTCTGGGCTTACACTGTTGGCTTTACTTTCATTTTCCTGGCTGCAATTGCTCCTTCTGTTCTTTACTTCGTTGCACAGCGCTGCTCCGGCTATACTGGTTGGAAGGTTCGCCTGCTGAGCATGCCCATCCTCATGGCTCTGGGCGTAGGTATCGCAGTGAGCAACACCAAGGCAGTATTCGCTGCAGTGACCGGACATAAGAGCGGCTTCGTCCGCACCCCCAAGAGCGGTGTGGGCCAGAAGAAGAAGGCAACCAGCCACTACAAGCAGAAGTTCCCCTGGCAGGCAGTTCTCGAACTGGGCGTGGGCGTCTACTGTATTTTCGGTTTGCTGGAATACATCGGCGCACAGAAGTTCATTATCGGACCGTTCCTGGCACTTTATTCCATCGGCTTCCTCTCTGTGGGTGTTTTGAGCTTCATGCATTACCTGGGCAACCTGGTGGAAGTTCACAAGGCTCGCAAGGATGAAAACCACCATGTGGAAGGCGTGGACTTAGGTAAGTAA